DNA sequence from the Bufo bufo chromosome 3, aBufBuf1.1, whole genome shotgun sequence genome:
catccaagccgccgttcttgcggtttggatgcggacccattcacttcaatggggccgcaaaagatggggacagcactccatgtactgtccgcatccattgctccgttctgtgggccGCAAAaagaatataacctgtcctattcttgtccgttttgcagacaagaataggcagttatatcaatggctgtccgtgccattccgcaaattgcagaacgcacacggacgccatccgtgttttgcggaccgcaaaacacacaacggtcatgtgcatgaggcctaatacgcaCTGTGCACTTACTTATACCTTTACGATGATGTAACGCAGTGTTCTGCAGCATTTTTCACAGTGCTtttagagggagatttatcaaaatagggtactttcacactagcgtttttcttttccggcactgagttccgtcctaggggctcaataccggaaaataactgatcaatttcatccccatgcattctgaatggagagaaatccgttcaggatgtcttcagttcagtcactgaacagcgttttggacggaggaaataccgcagcatgctgtggtattctcTCCGTCCACAATTACAGAtcagttgctggaatgccggcattaatttacattgaaatgtattagtgccggatccgtccttcagaccggtaaaaatgtaaaaaaaaatatataacggatccgtttctccgggtgacatgcggagagacggatccgttcttgcaatgcatttgtaagacagatccgcatccggatcagtctacaaatgctgtccggttgcatacgttttgctggatccggcaggcagttccggatcactctgtcgcaagtgtgaaagtagcctaagggctcatggacacggccgttccatgcattggggactgcaaattgcggtccccaatgcacgttcTACATCCGTGCGGACTCCGCagatggatccatccccattcaacttgaatgggtccatggtctgTCCACACCACATAAAACACTTCCGCAATATGTGGGCATCGGCaatgtgcaccctgcatcacagatgcggacccatttacttgaatgagtctgcatctgtgatgcggggtgcactttgcaggccgcaatacgggcacagccgggtgcatgaacccttagttgcccatagcaaccaatcagattccactttttattttccaaaacagctgtgaaaaaaatgaaagattctgattggttgctctggggcctttacaccaattttgattAATCTTCCCCAAAAGCATATTTTAGGCTGAAAATGCTGCTTGTCAAatgttatgttaaaggggttgcctgagaCTTTTATATAATTGTCAGGATAGATTGTCCAGGTCCCCTCACCgaacagctgtatgaagaggctgcggcagtGTCTTTCTAGGCCATTGACCATGTGCAACtcgctcccattcaagtgaattgtccTGGGATGCAGTATAAAGCACAGCCCCTATATAATGCACGGCACCTTGCTTAGTAAGCCGAGGAGGCACAGGAGTCTGgcccctaccaatcagatactgatgatctatcctcagacaGCCCCATAAGGCATGGGCTACACTGCGACTCTTGGTAGCacgactgattgattttaactattgtactacagtcctcgttctcatgatcggtgggggtcccagtggtggacccccaccaatctgttaTCCTGTGGACAGGGGACAACTTAatccaactggaatacccctttaaaggtactTGCACACCACAGATGCAGATTTCGCTGCGTTTCTGGACCACATCCGCATGTTTAGTGTCACTGATCTCTGCatcgcaaagggtgaaatctgcacaatTCACGGGCTGTAGATTTCAAAATTggcaccgcaggtcaatttccgcactgtGTAGATGAGATTGCTGTATTATGCTGCAGATATTCTGTTTGAAAACCCACACATCATGTGCACTGTGTGGATGTTGCCTAGGTCTCCCTAAGGCCACCGGCACACGCGTTTCAGCGCGGATTCCTGTGCACAAAACCAGCAGCATAGTACAGTACAAAGTGTATAAGATTACACACTTTGCGGATTGTTTCTGTGTGGAGATTGACCTGCCGTTCGGGTTTCCCAATCTGCAGGATGTCAGTTGTTTGCCCTTTTCCAATGAAGAGCGAGTGCTTGTATTACATGCAGATACTATTTCTGATTGCATGGCAATGAATGAAATCCATGGTGACACTCAGCAGCATTTCTGCAACTCATCAGGCATGCTGCGGCTGTGGAAAATATGCGCTTGCTCTGAATCTGCAGTGGATTTCTACGCAGGCAGTGAATGCATTTACTGACATGGTTCTGTACTTTGTTCTGGAAATTCGGTTGTTGAATCAGCACTGAAATTCCAGAACAAATACTAAATGACCTGTAAACACTGCTGACATTTTCCTAGTACCATTCAGTAAATCGCCACCGCCGTTATGGTGCAACATAAACGCGTGCGGCCCGTGCGGGTATTGTGGGCTGCAAACAGCGGTGTGGCCTGAATCCTACAGATCACAGACCCTTTCTGAAAATTACCAAACCCTGGCTGGATCACATATCGTGTCATAGATGAAACAGGGACTGTGCCAACACAGACGTGTGCGCCAACTACAGTTCATCTACCCATAGTCTTATAGATAAAACCTGTgtacctgtctttttttttttttaaagaggacctttcaccacttctgacatgtctgttttaatagcttcttgcattccccgtgtaataacaattctggagcatctgttcttatgtctgtatgatgtaccattcctttattatttctactagaagttatgaatgaattactagcagtctgcagtaagggtacagaggggtggtaaccagttggtgggggggggggggggtggggtgtacctgcacagactcactctatccaatcagtgctgccattgtcagtctgtgcaggtacacgcccccaacttgttacctcccctctgtacccttactgtagactgctagcaattcattcataacttctagtgcaaataataaaggaacggcacaacatagagccataataatagatgctccggaatggttattacatggggaatacaagaaGCTAATtaaacagacatatcaggagaggtgacaggtcctatgTTGACATCTCCTAATATATACTTCCAACAGGCCACCCAGTGAATGCCACAAAAGTGGCCTTTTGACATGCCTTGCTGTATAGGAAAGCACATTCTACTATGCTTTCCTATGCAGAAGCACACAGTAAAAAGTATACTGTTCAATATACTTAATGGCTGATGTGTGCCGCTGTATGGCTATACACTGGCATAATTTGAAACTATACATCTAGAAAAACTCACAATGTAATGAACGAAGTAAACTTGTATGAATGTGCACAGCAGCTCTGGCCATACGCACGCTTTAGCTGCGGCAGCCATGTTCCATGGCGGTGACCTTTCAATCACACAATGACGCGCACACCCAGGCTATAAGGAAATCATCCGGCTCGTCAGATAAGCCATCATCATGTATTCTGTTCCAAGGACCACCAAACGTGTGCTTAGCCTACCTCGCACAGATAACATTATAAAGTATGTTATACAAATTTCTAGTATATTTTATTATCAGAAACAATTGGGGTACAACGACAGGGCAAAGTCGTGTCACGGCTACGACGCGGCCTCCCCGTGGTCCAGTCCACCACACGCCTGTACGAGCCTTGATTAAACTAGTGAGGACTGCACCGTTTGGCCGGTCTGCATCGTTACCATCTGCGTGGCACCTTGAAGCcgcacagccattaacaatgcaggagTCTAATTAGAGCCGCGTCACAACCTcgccgtgtggtcgtacccttaacAACAAGGTGCAGCATTTCTCTTTGGTCATTTCTCTGTGCTATGAAAAAGATGGAagaaatttttaaaatatatgtAGATAAAATACACAATGGAATAAAAAGGAGAAAAGGGAATGCGTTTGGCTATCGGAGTTCATGTAAGCATCAGAGGGGCTGCCTCCGCTTCAGATCAGTTTTGGAAGCAAGTCACTCTGTAGATATTGATGTTGTCTTCTGGGTCCCTCTTCACAAGTTCTACCTTAAAATGCTGAGGTAGGATGTTCTGGAAAAAGTCCATGGTGCCGTGCTCCTTTCTCATTTCCGAAGACAGAAACACGGTTGTCCGAGGACCACAAAGATGCTGCAACGTCTGGACCAGAAGATCGTACGTTTCCTTTAAATATACAATGTCTGCTCCAAAGATAAAATCATAGTCTTGAGGAAAGTGTGTGTGGTCAAATCCCCATGACAATGCACAGACATTAGGAAGGTGATCCAAGGGGACATTGGCCGATACATTCTTCCTGATCTGCGGAAGCACATGTGGAAGATCTGTCACGGTTACATGGCCACCTTTAGAAACAcacaaaaagaagaagaagaaaaaaaaaaaaaaaaaaaaggttatatcCTGACACCAGAACTTTACCACAATCGACCTTCTCCCATAATTATCAGACTGTGCTCACACTGGCATCAACAATTCACTATGAAAAATGTGAACGTAACCCAAGTTTCATTAGAGGAGTTGTATCAGCTCACActggatatgccaccaatatcagataggtgtgggtcccagaccagcatccatatgcctccaataggagagatgagacaacccctttagatttACTTTGTAGTATGCATTAACATGTTCATATCATCCACTAAAGAATCAAAGTGGTTTTCCAACCTTAGAAGCACCCACACGTGTCTGAATGGCTCACCAGGTGAGGTCACTATACGTGAACATTTTTCATTTATCTTGATCCATTGTCTTATATCAGGATACTGATGGCGCTGGaatctcattcatttctatgagcgaTCCTTGGTCGCAGCCAAGATCACTGTGTAGCCTTAGCCCTCACACGATCGCCACAGCCCCTTTACAGAGGGGCTAAGactcggaccctcactgatccactgaggataggtcaccaatatttaatcccagaatatccctttaataacATTCAAGCATAGCCAAGGCTTCTAGTTATTAGGTGACATCCAGCTTGTTTACTTCTCCAGTCTAATCATAAATCCCATTACTGTAGACACCCTGGTAAATCTAGTGAGACTGTCTGCGAGATGCCTGACCTAACACAACCTTTACAAATCAGCCCGCGCTGGGACACGAAGAAggttaaaagaaaaatacatttaacACCTTCATGACTTGCACTTTACATGTACAGCACAAATAAGGCCTTTAAAGATGGCGTCTGCTTAGGAGCCTGCTTTTTTACAGAGGCATTACCCGTGATCAGCATCTTTGTAACCCCTCAATTGTGACCACGGGATCCGAAAAGTCTCTTCCTGGAAGCGTTGCGCTCGCGGGGACTGAACCCCTTCCCCATGCGGAGATCCAGGGGAGTCATTTGGTTTCTATGGCAGCCTCGTGCCTTCTGAAGCCTGCCACAGCGAAGTTCTTATCGAGTGAAAAAGGGTTTTAAAAAtataaagttcaaatcaccccctttccccattttaaccccttcacgacctcAGCGGTACAAGTACAGTAGAAGTcaggtctttaaccccttcccgcccaGCATACATGTATGGAGCGGCGGGACATGACCTGCcacccagcgccatacatgtacggtgtcctgatcgggcgggtgcatttCCCATAATTAagtcatataaaataaaatagaaaaacattaggtattgccgcgtccgtattaactggttctataaaaatatcacatggctcACCCTGTCAGGTCACGGTGTATGCTGTAaaacaaaagagaaaataaaaataaaaaaaactgtgccaaaacagccattttttggtcactttgcctcACTTAAGCAaatcaaagtcatatgcaccccaaaacagtgccaattAAAACGTTACATCATCCTGCAAAGAAAATGAGCCATAaatcaattgccccccccccccaaaaaaagaaaattatggctttcagaaaatggccatgcaaaaacatgatttttctttataaaaatgctttgtgcaaaagtggtaaaaagcaaaaaaaaaaaattatatatatatatatatatatatatatatatatatataaacttggtatctctgtaatcgcacCGACCAGCAGACTAATGACAAAACCCAAAAAGAAATGGCAGAATTGTTGCATTTCTTTATCCCCTTGCTCATTCCCGTCTCAGCCCGCTATTGGctgcgcacccccccccccccttgacctaTATCACTCCCCATCCCCCAAAGTCTTCATTATACTGCAGTTCAGACCCTCAATCTTCATTAGACCTCGGATTAGACCCCCCAACCTTCATCAGACACCCCCCTCAAATCagacagtaaaataaataaaacttacctctccttctcCGGACAGAGCGCTCTTCCTGCACTCACCGCTCACTGGTTTTTCCTGCAGGACACAATGCAGCGTGGAGTCCGGAAgacgaccagggagcggtgagtacagtCAGCAGCACTACACTCACCGCTACCTGCGCCTCCTGCATACTAAAGAGTGCGTCTGtcttataaagagaaaaatacagtatttctaTGCTGCAGATAGAAAACATTTTTAGTTGACGGCCACATGCATTTCAAATATGATACAAGTGTCGCACTCGTCATCCCTGAGCTTCACCTCAGCCAGCCACACCTGGGAAGGACGCCAAGCGCTCCCCTAGTGGTGAGAACAGTGGGATGAGATGGGTATCACTACTTTTTGTGGCTCATGACTGTACAACCCCTTCTTAATgcagaccccaaaatcagaccaCTGGCACCCCTATATTCCCTATCTAACCCCTCTGTCCCCTAaatgcagacaaaaaaaaaacaacacacacacctCTCCTCCTCTGGGCACCATCACCACTGTGCCCCAATGTCGTGCAGCTTCAGGTCATAGGGCAGCGTCGGCACCAGGTGACTAGTACCAGGGAGTGGCGAGCAATGCCAGCGAGGCTCTTGCAGAGTCCACAATATAATCGCTCATTAGTTAATAGTGCCCCCTCACTTGAGGTATCATGGGCCACAGAAAACTGCTCCATGTTTGAGAACCCTGTTTTACACAACATTAAataatgccattagaaagtacaatttgttcTGCAAAAGGTAAGCCCTCGTACGGATATgtgaacgaaaaaataaaaaaaaggttatggctctcgGAAGGctgggaataaaaaataaataaaaatagcggtgtcatgaaagggttaaaaagaagCCCCACCACCTGTAGGGAACAGCAAAGCGCTCTTCCAACCAAAGCCACTACATTCTGTCGATAATATATAGGCACGCTACTGATCTACGATGTGTGTACACACACTTAACATTTCTTTTGATCGCTTCAGCTCCGCAATTTTCGGAACTTTGAGCGGCACAAAACATGGGAGAATCTTTGGTAAACCAGACGGGTAATGCTAATAGGTCCATTACTTGTACCAAACAAGAACAGGCCGGCTCCAGCTTTTAGCAAAGGAATAAAGACAGCTGTTCTTTCCGCTAAGTGCCACTTAAAATTCTCAACAGGTTCTAAAGAGGAGAGGCAGCTCTGAGGCTCATTGTACCTGGAATAGTTGTGCCACGGCGGCACTGCCAAGATGAACACACCAGTCCCAggcttttttttgtgtattaCCGCAGTTCAGGCTCCATTTCTAAACATTTCTGCTCGTCACTGAAGAGCACAGCTTAGTTCCCATGAGAATTTCTTATTTTATTTGTGTTTAGCCTCTAATCAGACTGTTTTTCTGCCCTCCGTTGGAGGTGTACGTAGGTTGGCATGTTTTCAGTACATCTAGTGGAAGACTTTGATGTATGCAGCTATATAGGCATCCATCGTCCATACTCTTCCATGCAAAAATGTATACCGCACAGATATgcattatgcctcattcacacatcagcgtttggtcagtgatttccatcagtgattattagccaaaaccaggtgcagctctaaaagACAAAACAGGAGCAGATATTTCCATTACACcttatgggtccattcacacatccatggtttgcggatccgcaatacacccggccggcacccccatagaactgcctattcttgtccgcaattgcggacaagaataggacatgttctatttttttgcggagccgcggcccggaagatcggggccgcgttcCGGAAAGCACAAACAttgcatgtgaatgaggccttattcttGTGAACAGAAGCCTATGGCTAGATTTGGTGTGTGTGCCAGGAACCCTCCTGGTTCATGACATCAAACATGCCGAAAACCCCATAGGAGGAAATTGGACAGCCTTGCATGTGCAGCCTCCACTCCAATGGCCAAGTCTCCAGGTCTGAAGATAGGTGCACATCTGTCAAACACTTATGGCATCTCCTGTGGTTATGGTGTAAATATCTGAGACTACAGCTTCCAGTGATCATGGGTGCTTCCAGATGTGGTACCCCAGCAGATGAGCTTCACCCTAGAGGACTCACAAACCATGACCATGACTCACAAACCATGACAGCTCCTCTCAACCTTTAACGACTTGCGCTCTACATGTACAGCACAAGTTGGGACTTTAAAAGGTGGCACCCGCTCAGGAGGTGAACAGGCGTTATAGccgccaggtgtctgctgttttacacagtagACACTTGGAGGCAGAGTCAATGATCATCAATAATGCTGATCAcagacagttaaaggggttggtccatctcatacattggttGCAAATCGTTAGGGTATGTCATCAATgtgtgataggtgcgggtcccaggggtgtgaactgtacccatttctagaatggagcccgcaaagtgaagtAGAGTGGCCCATGCATACACGGtgtcttccattcatttctatgggactgccaaaagtagccgagcgctggctcagctattgccgtcagcctcatagaagtgaatagagctatGGCTGCGCTTGCGTGGTGcgcttcccattcacttctatgggacttccaaaaat
Encoded proteins:
- the EEF1AKMT3 gene encoding EEF1A lysine methyltransferase 3, encoding MCAQCRQEAAMQSEEVSGLSDELPRDVGSLFSDTYTEESRYTFCGRELRITQHFGGTLGVAAPVWDAALYLCTYLEEEKLNVKGKRVIELGAGTGIVGILVSLLGGHVTVTDLPHVLPQIRKNVSANVPLDHLPNVCALSWGFDHTHFPQDYDFIFGADIVYLKETYDLLVQTLQHLCGPRTTVFLSSEMRKEHGTMDFFQNILPQHFKVELVKRDPEDNINIYRVTCFQN